The genomic window TATATAACTTCTGTGTAAATTATCAAATAATAATCATACTACCTTTATGAAAGAATATTACTAAATTAAAAAAATAGTCTAAAAAAGACAGCATAAGACCTTTTATCTGGCATATTTCGTCAAAAAAGAAATAGGACGAGGATAAAAAAGCATCCTCTAAATCAGAATAAAATAGTAAATTTTATAAACGATTCCGGTAAAGTCTTAAAGAAGCTGCTTTCCAGCAGCGTCGCCGGATTTGCACTCGTAAACTTCAGTGATTTTCATGACGGCAAGGGCTTTTGCAGGGAACCTATCTCCCATCTTTTTGACAGTCTTGTACATATTCTCGTAATCTTCTCCATCGGTTTTAATCACAAAATCCCCTTTTATCTGGTAGCAACCCTTAATCTCGGGACCCCAGACATAAATTGCACCCGCGGGTTTTCTTCAAGGTTATGACGGGTCTTGTAAAAATAGTTGTCTGCAATCCAGATGGTTTCTCTGTCTTCCTGAAGCTTACAAAATCCGATTGGTATTACGTTTGGCTCTCCATTTTTGGAGGCGGTTGCGAAAGGAAAAATTCTCATTTTTGCAAAATCTTCTACCATTTCATTGCTTAATTTTACCATTTACTTCACCCCTTTGTTAGATCTTTTTTTGTTTGAATAAATCCTCATACTTAACCCTGTGTAATATTTAGTAAGTTAGGGAACTGTGGATATTCAGGATTATAAACAACTAAAGAGCGACAAATATATTAGGACTTACGCGGTTGAAGCACTTTTTCATAAGTTACATTAAAATACTTTTTTTAATATATTGGTATAAATATAACC from Methanobacterium sp. includes these protein-coding regions:
- a CDS encoding pyridoxamine 5'-phosphate oxidase family protein, producing MVKLSNEMVEDFAKMRIFPFATASKNGEPNVIPIGFCKLQEDRETIWIADNYFYKTRHNLEENPRVQFMSGVPRLRVATR